From Xenopus tropicalis strain Nigerian chromosome 3, UCB_Xtro_10.0, whole genome shotgun sequence, the proteins below share one genomic window:
- the scamp2 gene encoding secretory carrier-associated membrane protein 2: MSGYDTNPFADPVDVNPFQDPSVTQITAGNHGNLEEFNPFSEGSHLTNPNQKTIPAQPAQSQPAVLQPSVEPTPQAAAMAAQTGLLQQQEELERKAADLDRKEQEMRNVNINLRQNNWPPLPPKCPIKPCFYQDISVDIPADYQRTCKMLYYLWMLHTFTLFLNLLACLSYFTAVSTGGVDFGLSILWFVMFTPCAFLCWYRPIYKAFRTDSSFSFFVFFIIFFCQIVIYIIQAVGIPGWGDSGWIMALSMIKTNIAVTVIMIVVASFFTVCSVFSLFLLKRVHSMYRRTGASFQRAQEEFSQGILSNRNVQNAAAGAATAAARGAFQGN, from the exons ATGTCCGGATACGATACGAATCCCTTCGCGGACCCAGTGGACGTGAACCCTTTCCAG GACCCTTCTGTGACACAGATTACAGCTGGCAACCATGGCAATCTTGAAGAGTTTAACCCATTCTCTGAAGGTTCTCATCTG ACAAATCCCAATCAGAAAACAATTCCAGCGCAGCCTGCTCAATCCCAGCCTGCTGTTCTCCAGCCCTCAGTTGAGCCTACACCACAG GCTGCAGCAATGGCTGCACAAACAGGACTTCTACAACAACAGGAGGAGCTGGAGCGGAAAGCAGCAGATTTAGACAGGAAGGAGCAAGAGATGAGGAATGTGAATATTAACT TAAGACAAAACAATTGGCCTCCACTTCCTCCAAAATGTCCTATTAAGCCATGCTTCTATCAGGACATTTCTGTCGATATTCCTGCAGATTATCAACGTACCTGCAAAATGCTTTACTATTTATGGATGT TACACACATTCACCCTTTTCCTTAATCTACTGGCCTGCCTTTCTTACTTTACTGCCGTGAGCACTGGAGGGGTGGATTTTGGCTTGTCCATACTGTGGTTTGTTATGTTCACACCTTGTGCCTTTCTTTGCTGGTATCGACCCATCTACAAAGCATTCAG GACAGACAGCTCCTTCAGCTTCTTTGTCTTTTTCATCATCTTCTTCTGCCAGATTGTCATTTACATTATCCAAGCAGTTGGAATACCAGGTTGGGGAGACAG tGGTTGGATAATGGCTCTTTCAATGATTAAAACAAATATTGCTGTCACAGTTATAATGATAGTAGTGGCATCCTTCTTTACAGTCTGCAGTGTATTCTCACTGTTCCTGCTTAAAAGG GTTCATTCCATGTACCGTAGAACAGGTGCTAGCTTTCAGAGAGCACAAGAGGAATTCTCACAAGGCATTCTCTCCAACCGCAATGTTCAAAATGCTGCTGCAGGAGCTGCCACTGCTGCTGCTAGAGGAGCCTTTCAAGGAAATTAA